The Onychomys torridus chromosome 4, mOncTor1.1, whole genome shotgun sequence genome includes a window with the following:
- the Clic3 gene encoding chloride intracellular channel protein 3 — protein sequence MAETTKLQLFVKASEDGESVGHCPSCQRLFMVLLLKGVPFTLTTVDTRRALDVLKDFAPGSQLPILLYDGDAKTDTLQIEEFLEATLRPPDFPSLAPRYRESNTAGNDIFHKFSAFIKNPVPTQDNALYQQLLRALTRLDSYLRAPLDHELEREPQLRESRRRFLDGDQFTLADCSLLPKLHIVDTVCAHFRQMPIPEELCGVRRYLDSALQEKEFKYTCPHSAEILAAYQPAVHPR from the exons ATGGCCGAAACCACCAAGCTCCAGCTGTTTGTGAAG GCCAGTGAAGATGGCGAGAGTGTAGGCCACTGCCCTTCCTGTCAGCGGCTCTTCATGGTGCTACTCCTCAAGGGTGTCCCCTTCACACTCACCACAGTGGACACACGAAG GGCGCTGGATGTGCTGAAGGACTTTGCACCAGGCTCGCAGCTGCCCATCTTGCTCTATGATGGGGATGCCAAGACAGACACGCTGCAGATTGAGGAGTTTCTAGAGGCGACGCTGAGGCCACCTGA CTTCCCTAGCCTGGCACCTCGGTACAGAGAGTCCAACACAGCAGGAAATGACATCTTCCACAAGTTTTCTGCCTTCATCAAGAACCCCGTACCTACACAGGACAATG CCCTGTATCAGCAGCTGCTCCGGGCCTTGACCAGGCTAGACAGCTACCTGCGTGCACCATTAGACCATGAGCTGGAAAGGGAGCCACAACTTCGTGAATCCCGACGCCGCTTCCTAGACGGTGACCAGTTCACACTGGCTGACTGCAGCCTGCTGCCCAAGCTGCATATTGTGGAT ACCGTGTGTGCACACTTCCGCCAGATGCCCATCCCTGAGGAACTGTGTGGTGTCCGCCGTTACCTGGACAGTGCCCTGCAGGAGAAGGAGTTCAAGTATACGTGTCCACACAGTGCCGAGATCCTGGCAGCTTATCAGCCTGCTGTGCACCCCCGTTAG